The Ciconia boyciana chromosome 28, ASM3463844v1, whole genome shotgun sequence genomic sequence CGTCCCTCCAGGGCCACCACACACGCCGTCcggggctgcagctcctcctccaCTTCATGGGTATGGACAACGTACTCGCTGGTGCTggctccccccacccagggGATGTTGGTGACGTTGGTGACCTCCCAGCCCATCCCACTGAAGGCCAAGAGGCCGGATTGCAACACCCCATTGATAGTGGTGAAGATCCTCTGGTCCATCTGCCAGTTGTGCTCCACCTCAACGGCCTCCTCCAAGGTGACAGCTTTACGCACCCCTCGGCAGCCCTCATTCCTCACCGTGGTCTTCATCAGGGTGACATCCTCCCGACTCTCCACCGCCCCGCTCATGTTGTAGAGGACATCGGAGATGGTGACGTCTGCCGGGCTCTTCTTGACCACCAAGACTTGGTACCACTTGTACCAAACCTCCTCACCATCCACCACCACAAAGGCAGCTCTCTGTACTTTGGAGACCTTGCCCAAGCCGTAATGGTTCCTCCCAATGAAGACATCAATGGATGGGCAGCCCTCCACGGCGTTTTCGGGCACGCCGCCAAAGGAGCTGTCCACCCAATCCAGCACCTCAAAGCCTCCCTCGTTGACCAACACCTTGAAGTTGTGGCTGCTCAACTCCCGTTCTCCATAGGGGAAGAAGCAGAAGGGACCTCGGTCGGGGACATAGGCACCGGTGTTGCAGCCAAGCGTCTGCGTTGAGCAGACATACTCCATCCTCTTGGCATAGCTGTTCCAGTTGGAGACGGCATCGGTGGGCAGCTTGCCTTCAAAAGCCACCCACTTCAGGTATGAAGCTGGTTCGTCATCCCGCTTCCTCCGGGGAAAGCTCCAGCTGGCAGCTACggggagaaaatgggaaattttgGTGAAATGAGATGCCTCCATCCTGCCCCACCATCTCAAAGCTGCCAGAGCAATGTCTTGCAGAGACCCTCCTCGTCGGGGAAGCTGCCGGCGTGCAACGCCCCGCGCTTGCCCTCATACGGATGGTCGAGAAAATGGTAAGTAAGACGTCTCAACCAACCCTTCttaaatttggggggggggcaaaatGGAGGGCAATCCTGCTAAAACTCAGAAGAGCAGAAACCTTCACGCATTGGAGGACAGAGGGATGGATGAGACCATGTATTGGGTTTAAGTGGCAAGGTTTTGGGTtggtgggggctgcagcagtgaCCTCTGTGACAAAAGTCATTGGGTTGCCCCACACTGGACACAGCCAGGCCCATTTGGCTTCAAaatggacccactgctggccaaagctgagcccacCAGTGATtctggtggtgcctctgtgataacgtatttaagaaaggCTAAAAACAACCatgagaggagtgagaaaatgggagagaaacagccctgcagacaccaaggttGGTGAAGGAGGGcaaggagctgctccaggccGGAGGAGAGGTTCCCCTACAGCCCTTGGAGAGcacacactggagcaggttcatcctgaaggactgcagcccgtggagaggagcaggttcatcctgaaggactgcagcccgtggagaggagcaggttcatcctgaaggactgcagcccgtggga encodes the following:
- the LOC140644609 gene encoding natterin-4-like, yielding MLTCELFLAAVLLFLGRGSSGADGAAETPPAGVMGRRPLQPPAASWSFPRRKRDDEPASYLKWVAFEGKLPTDAVSNWNSYAKRMEYVCSTQTLGCNTGAYVPDRGPFCFFPYGERELSSHNFKVLVNEGGFEVLDWVDSSFGGVPENAVEGCPSIDVFIGRNHYGLGKVSKVQRAAFVVVDGEEVWYKWYQVLVVKKSPADVTISDVLYNMSGAVESREDVTLMKTTVRNEGCRGVRKAVTLEEAVEVEHNWQMDQRIFTTINGVLQSGLLAFSGMGWEVTNVTNIPWVGGASTSEYVVHTHEVEEELQPRTACVVALEGRRLDIRVPFTAQLTRDFGDGQLHHVAATGRAHSRVVVGVRASVKHCWPITDVPPCQA